The sequence AATCATGCAAATCTCGTGCAATGCGGTTGCGTTCTTGTGTTACCGAAAGGTTAGCGAATTGCAAGGCGCATTCCCACAACGAGTCATGTATTTGAGTCAGTTGTTCCGGCGTGTAAAGTTCTTCTATCAAGGTAGTCTCTCCGTAACTTCCAGCTAATCATATATACTTCTGGGTGGAGAAGACCTATGCAAGTACAGCAGGGTTGGTAATCAAGAAAATTAAACAAAATTTTCTAATAATCCAATTCCCCATTCCCCATTCCCTATTCCCTAAATCTATTTAAAAAATCAATCTTCACCGCTAAGTTGATAATTGCACGCCCATCAATTGTTTTGTATTCCGCATTATTCAGAGCGACAATGTAAGGGCGATTATCAATAAACTGGTGTCCATTAAAGAATTATTTGTC is a genomic window of Fortiea contorta PCC 7126 containing:
- a CDS encoding histidine kinase, with translation MIEELYTPEQLTQIHDSLWECALQFANLSVTQERNRIARDLHDSLGSSLTALNIQLQTAMKLWQPDPNQA